One Sparus aurata chromosome 5, fSpaAur1.1, whole genome shotgun sequence genomic window carries:
- the LOC115581560 gene encoding probable bifunctional methylenetetrahydrofolate dehydrogenase/cyclohydrolase 2 produces MAASVSPLRSSFRICSPLTLHHHCCRAKLRTHSRKCESQRRHLHQTATRHAAVVISGTELARQLHREIQRDVEELVAQGNMRPHLGVVLVGDDPASRTYVKNKTRAASILGISSDTVVRPSSVSQEELLELIDKMNRDWRVSGLLVQLPLPEHINERAVCNAIAPEKDVDGFHIVNIGKLCLDQRSMVPATPAAVWEIIKRAGIETVGKNVLVAGRSKNVGMPIAMLLHTDRNHERPGGDATVTIAHRCTPKEQLKELTSLADIIIAAAGVPGLITADMVKEGAAVIDVGINRIQDPKTGKLRLIGDVDFEGVKQKAGFITPVPGGVGPMTVAMLMKNTVTAARNALMH; encoded by the exons ATGGCGGCCTCTGTTTCACCGCTACGCTCCTCCTTCAGGATTTGTAGCCCGCTAACGTTACACCATCACTGCTGCCGGGCCAAACTGCGGACGCACAGCAGAAAATGCGAGAGCCAGAGGAGACACCTGCACCAGACGGCGACGAG ACACGCAGCTGTGGTGATATCGGGGACAGAGTTGGCTCGTCAGCTCCATAGAGAAATCCAGCGTGATGTGGAGGAGCTGGTCGCTCAGGGCAACATGAGACCCCACCTGGGAGTAGTCTTAGTGGGGGACGACCCAGCCAGTCGCACCTACGTGAAGAACAAGACCCGGGCAGCCAGCATCCTGG GTATCTCCAGTGACACAGTGGTACGGCCGAGCTCGGTCTCCcaagaggagctgctggagctgattGACAAAATGAACCGTGACTGGAGGGTCAGCGGCCTGTTGGTGCAGCTGCCACTTCCTG AGCACATCAACGAGCGAGCCGTATGTAACGCCATCGCTCCAGAGAAGGATGTGGACGGCTTCCATATTGTGAACATCGGAAAGCTGTGTCTGGACCAGAGATCCATGGTGCCTGCAactcctgcagctgtgtgggaGATCATCAAAAGAGCAG gtaTTGAGACTGTGGGAAAGAATGTGCTGGTCGCCGGTCGCTCCAAAAATGTTGGAATGCCCATCGCAATGCTGCTGCACACCGATCGCAACCATGAACGCCCTGGTG GCGATGCCACGGTGACTATTGCCCACCGATGTACACCGAAGGAGCAGCTGAAGGAGCTCACCAGCCTGGCAGACATCATTATTGCAGCTGCAG GTGTTCCTGGGCTGATCACAGCAGATATGGTGAAAGAGGGCGCGGCTGTCATTGACGTGGGCATAAACCGCATCCAGGACCCGAAAACGGGGAAACTGCGGCTCATCGGTGACGTGGACTTTGAGG gagtgaagcagaaGGCAGGTTTCATCACACCTGTTCCCGGAGGCGTGGGCCCGATGACAGTCGCCATGCTGATGAAGAACACTGTGACTGCTGCCAGAAATGCACTGATGCATTAA